Proteins found in one Cyanobacteria bacterium GSL.Bin1 genomic segment:
- the hflX gene encoding GTPase HflX, whose amino-acid sequence METLYGNLKGLKSSQLKQLQRLYHQRQPRDRATTPEFAQRLAAISTEINQPVSAYINRRGQVIRVGVGSPRQTQIPPLELPRYGAKRLSGIRCVTTALKSNPPKKPSLTAMVLQRLDALVTLTLTGQGFQRRGGGATGYVESAYLAHLAPESDPSREEGLYWTVSPPLSLDVLTKQDFLDLVEGLEAEFEREYVAQQVDSSHQRVVVVGLMSAELSQQQFADGLAEVIRLVDTAGGEVLQTITQRRSRPHPQTVIGAGKVQEIAIAVQTVGASLVAFDQDLSPAQVRNLEQQIGVRVIDRTELILDIFAQRARSRAGKLQVELAQLEYLLPRLVGRGEAMSRLGGGIGTRGPGETKLETERRRIQKRVSRLQQEVNQLQSHRSRMRHQRQKQEVPTIAVVGYTNAGKSTLLNCLTHAEIYAEDQLFATLDPTTRRLTVPSQGELQTVLLTDTVGFIKELPPALIDAFRATLEEVSEADAMLHVVDLSHRAWQSQIESVSKILEEMPIMPPESLLVFNKIDQVDTETLTEAKQHFPEAVYISAEQRLGLETLREKMGVMILQT is encoded by the coding sequence ATCGAGACCCTATACGGCAACCTAAAAGGACTCAAATCAAGCCAGCTTAAACAACTGCAACGGCTGTATCATCAGCGTCAGCCGCGCGATCGCGCAACCACCCCGGAATTTGCTCAGCGCCTTGCTGCGATTAGTACAGAAATTAATCAGCCGGTATCCGCTTATATTAACCGTCGCGGACAAGTGATTCGGGTGGGGGTGGGTAGCCCGCGACAAACGCAAATTCCCCCCCTGGAATTACCGCGTTATGGCGCTAAGCGGCTGTCGGGGATTCGGTGTGTGACCACGGCGTTGAAGTCAAACCCCCCGAAAAAACCCAGTCTCACGGCAATGGTGTTGCAGCGATTAGACGCGCTGGTGACGTTAACGCTGACCGGTCAAGGATTCCAGCGTCGCGGGGGTGGGGCAACCGGTTATGTGGAATCAGCTTATTTAGCGCATCTTGCCCCAGAATCTGATCCCAGTCGCGAAGAAGGGTTATATTGGACAGTTTCTCCGCCGTTGAGTCTAGATGTTCTGACGAAACAAGATTTCCTAGACCTAGTTGAGGGGCTAGAAGCGGAATTTGAGCGGGAATATGTCGCCCAGCAGGTGGATAGTTCCCATCAGCGCGTGGTGGTTGTGGGGTTGATGAGTGCTGAATTATCCCAGCAACAGTTTGCAGATGGCTTGGCGGAAGTGATCCGTTTGGTGGATACCGCAGGGGGTGAGGTGTTACAGACGATTACCCAACGGCGCAGTCGCCCTCATCCCCAGACTGTGATTGGGGCAGGGAAAGTCCAAGAAATCGCGATCGCGGTGCAAACGGTGGGTGCGAGTTTAGTGGCGTTTGATCAAGATTTGAGTCCGGCCCAAGTGCGCAATTTAGAACAGCAAATTGGCGTAAGAGTGATTGACCGGACAGAGTTAATTTTAGATATTTTTGCCCAAAGAGCGCGATCGCGCGCCGGAAAACTCCAAGTTGAATTGGCACAATTGGAATATCTCCTCCCGCGTCTGGTGGGGCGGGGCGAAGCCATGTCTCGTCTCGGTGGTGGTATTGGCACCCGTGGGCCTGGAGAAACCAAACTGGAAACGGAACGCCGTCGTATTCAAAAGCGGGTATCCCGGTTACAGCAGGAAGTCAATCAACTGCAATCCCATCGTTCCCGGATGCGCCACCAGCGACAAAAACAAGAAGTGCCGACCATTGCCGTGGTGGGTTATACCAATGCGGGAAAATCTACTTTGCTCAATTGCTTAACCCATGCTGAAATTTACGCCGAAGACCAATTATTTGCCACCCTTGACCCAACCACTCGTCGTCTCACTGTTCCGTCGCAAGGAGAATTACAAACTGTCTTACTAACGGATACCGTGGGGTTTATTAAAGAACTCCCCCCAGCTTTAATTGATGCCTTCCGTGCCACCCTAGAAGAAGTGAGTGAAGCGGATGCGATGTTGCATGTTGTTGACTTATCTCATCGGGCTTGGCAAAGCCAAATCGAATCAGTGAGCAAAATTCTAGAAGAAATGCCAATTATGCCGCCGGAGAGTTTATTGGTATTTAATAAGATTGATCAAGTGGATACAGAAACGCTGACTGAAGCAAAACAACACTTTCCAGAAGCCGTTTATATTTCGGCAGAGCAAAGATTAGGATTAGAAACCTTACGAGAAAAAATGGGAGTCATGATCCTTCAAACTTAA
- the pstB gene encoding phosphate ABC transporter ATP-binding protein: MTSDPQLSQTPHNAQVNEAVLKVDNVNVYYGSYLAVRNVNMDIYANEVTALIGPSGCGKSTILRCFNRLNDLVAGARVEGKITYHDKDLYAKGVDPVEVRRRIGMVFQKPNPFPKSIYENIAFGARINGYQGNMDELIEQSLKQAALWDEVKDKLKESGLSLSGGQQQRLCIARGIAIQPEVILMDEPCSALDPISTLRIEELIAELKERYTIVIVTHNMQQASRVSDRTAFFNAEAIEGGKQGYLVEYDDTETIFQNPKEEATQQYVSGAFG; this comes from the coding sequence ATGACCAGCGATCCCCAACTTTCTCAAACACCGCATAACGCCCAGGTTAATGAAGCGGTTTTAAAAGTAGATAATGTTAATGTCTACTACGGTTCCTATTTGGCAGTGCGCAATGTCAACATGGATATTTATGCCAACGAAGTGACAGCCTTGATTGGTCCATCGGGCTGTGGTAAAAGTACGATTCTCCGCTGCTTTAATCGTCTCAATGATTTAGTCGCTGGAGCAAGAGTGGAAGGAAAAATTACCTATCATGATAAAGATTTATATGCCAAAGGCGTTGATCCGGTAGAGGTGCGCCGTCGCATTGGCATGGTATTCCAGAAGCCCAACCCTTTCCCGAAATCAATTTATGAAAATATTGCCTTTGGGGCGCGGATTAATGGCTATCAGGGGAATATGGATGAATTGATTGAGCAAAGCCTAAAACAAGCTGCCCTTTGGGATGAGGTGAAAGATAAGTTAAAAGAAAGTGGTTTATCTTTATCCGGCGGACAACAACAGCGTCTTTGTATTGCCCGGGGAATCGCCATTCAGCCGGAAGTGATTTTAATGGACGAACCTTGTTCTGCACTGGACCCCATTTCTACCCTCCGAATTGAAGAGTTAATTGCGGAATTGAAAGAGAGATACACAATTGTGATTGTGACTCACAATATGCAGCAGGCTTCCCGGGTTTCCGACCGGACCGCATTTTTTAATGCCGAAGCCATAGAAGGCGGGAAGCAAGGGTATCTCGTGGAATATGACGATACAGAAACGATCTTTCAAAATCCGAAAGAAGAAGCCACTCAGCAATATGTTAGCGGCGCATTTGGTTAA
- the pstA gene encoding phosphate ABC transporter permease PstA, giving the protein MTTADPMQEQVSTQFQTSLPKRYQQGNIFRIISLIATYIGLVVLAVLLIDVFIDGISNLDWSFMTNYPSRKPEQAGFLSAWVGTIWLMVITAILSFVVGVGSGIFLEEFAADTWYAKVIEVNIGNLAAVPSIIYGLLGLQAFVRVMQPLTGGRTVLAGSMTMSLLILPIIIVATREALRAVPDSLRQGGMALGATRWQVVREQVFPLAFPGMLTGTILALSRAIGETAPLITVGALTYIAFLPPTWPIWEGLRTPFTVMPIQIFNWVSRPQEEFHAVAATGIIILMVALLLMNSLAIFLRNKFQKKLD; this is encoded by the coding sequence ATGACAACTGCCGATCCCATGCAAGAGCAGGTGAGTACACAATTTCAGACCTCCCTGCCCAAACGTTACCAGCAAGGTAACATTTTTCGTATTATCAGCCTAATTGCCACTTACATTGGTTTAGTGGTCTTAGCTGTTCTATTAATCGACGTTTTTATTGATGGTATTAGTAACCTCGATTGGAGCTTTATGACCAATTATCCTTCCCGTAAGCCGGAACAAGCTGGATTTTTATCGGCTTGGGTGGGAACAATTTGGCTCATGGTCATTACTGCCATTCTTTCTTTTGTTGTTGGTGTTGGTTCCGGCATCTTCTTAGAAGAATTTGCTGCGGACACCTGGTATGCCAAAGTCATTGAAGTCAATATTGGCAATTTAGCGGCGGTCCCCTCAATTATTTATGGCTTGCTGGGCTTACAAGCCTTCGTGCGGGTGATGCAACCCCTAACAGGAGGGCGCACCGTATTGGCCGGATCGATGACCATGTCGTTGCTCATTCTGCCGATTATTATTGTTGCCACTCGTGAAGCGCTAAGAGCCGTTCCGGATAGTTTAAGACAAGGGGGAATGGCACTGGGAGCAACCCGTTGGCAAGTGGTGCGAGAACAAGTGTTCCCTCTTGCCTTTCCTGGTATGTTAACCGGAACCATTCTTGCCTTATCCCGTGCCATTGGCGAAACAGCACCCTTAATTACAGTGGGAGCTTTAACTTATATTGCCTTTTTACCCCCAACCTGGCCGATTTGGGAAGGGTTAAGAACCCCCTTTACCGTCATGCCCATTCAAATTTTTAATTGGGTATCCCGTCCCCAAGAAGAGTTTCACGCGGTTGCTGCCACTGGCATTATTATTCTGATGGTGGCATTACTCCTAATGAATTCCCTTGCCATCTTTCTTCGGAATAAATTTCAGAAAAAACTAGATTAA
- the pstC gene encoding phosphate ABC transporter permease subunit PstC, whose translation MTANQRDNLFKPARGFNKLSERLVVFLFGLFAFISIATTAGIVLTLGFETINFFQKVPLWRFLTDTQWTPLFVNPQYGIFVLLSGTFLTSVIAITVALPIGLLSAIYLSEYAPARVRRSIKPALEVLAGVPSVVFGYFALLFVTPLLQNFIPGLQGFNALSAGLVMGISITPLVGSISEDAIYSVPQSLRQGAYAMGCTKKEVVIGVVIPAALSGIVASFILAISRAVGETMIVTVAAGQNPTLTLNPLVSVQTMTSFIVQVSLGDAPTGTLAYNTLFVVGTSLFLITLLLNIFSFWFVRKFREKYE comes from the coding sequence ATGACAGCGAATCAACGTGACAATCTATTCAAGCCCGCTCGGGGTTTCAATAAACTCAGCGAGCGCCTTGTTGTTTTTCTTTTTGGCCTATTTGCCTTTATCTCTATCGCCACAACAGCAGGGATTGTCCTGACCCTAGGATTTGAAACCATTAACTTTTTTCAGAAAGTACCCTTATGGCGTTTTCTCACTGATACACAATGGACGCCTTTATTTGTCAATCCACAATACGGCATTTTTGTGCTCTTGAGCGGAACATTTTTGACTTCTGTAATTGCTATTACTGTTGCTTTGCCCATTGGCTTACTATCAGCAATTTACCTGAGTGAATATGCGCCTGCTAGAGTACGTCGTTCGATTAAACCAGCATTAGAAGTCTTAGCAGGAGTACCATCTGTTGTTTTCGGTTACTTTGCGCTACTCTTTGTAACGCCATTATTACAAAATTTTATTCCGGGTTTACAGGGCTTTAATGCGCTGAGCGCTGGTTTAGTCATGGGAATTTCAATTACCCCCCTAGTTGGCTCAATTAGCGAAGATGCAATTTATTCTGTACCGCAAAGTTTACGTCAAGGGGCTTATGCCATGGGTTGCACTAAAAAAGAGGTTGTGATTGGCGTGGTGATTCCAGCAGCTTTATCTGGAATTGTTGCTTCCTTTATCTTAGCGATCTCGCGTGCAGTTGGAGAAACCATGATTGTAACGGTTGCTGCGGGACAAAACCCAACTTTAACCTTGAATCCTTTAGTATCTGTTCAAACGATGACCTCCTTTATCGTTCAGGTTAGTCTAGGAGATGCGCCAACTGGGACGCTTGCCTACAACACTTTATTTGTGGTTGGCACCAGCTTATTTTTAATTACACTCCTACTGAATATCTTTAGTTTTTGGTTTGTACGCAAATTTAGGGAGAAATACGAGTAA
- the pstS gene encoding phosphate ABC transporter substrate-binding protein PstS family protein, with protein MLNQYTRRLIALASVGTLTFTLAACGGGQQAQNGGTEGETTGASEEDSQLSGSVAVDGSSTVFPITEAMAEEFQQKHPDVRVTVGVSGTGGGFKKFCNGETDISDASRPIKEVEKEACAEAGIEYIELPVAFDAISVIKNPANDWAECLTTEELETMWRPDAQGQIDNWNQVRDSFPDQRLSLYGPGVDSGTFDYFTEAIMGEGGASRGDYTASEDDNVIVQGVMSDQGGLGYLGLAYYEENQDELGAITIDDGNPDNGEGCIEPSTATVEEGTYQPLARPIFIYVRRSAAEEKPQVQAFIQFYMDAANRNLVSEVGYVALSDSIYQKALSRFEERKTGTVFEDGSTVGVKLNEVL; from the coding sequence ATGTTGAACCAATATACACGTCGTTTGATCGCGCTAGCTTCCGTTGGAACACTGACATTTACCCTTGCTGCTTGCGGCGGTGGGCAACAAGCTCAGAATGGAGGGACTGAAGGCGAAACTACTGGTGCTAGTGAAGAAGACTCCCAACTTAGTGGTTCTGTTGCCGTTGACGGTTCTAGTACCGTTTTCCCGATTACAGAAGCAATGGCAGAAGAGTTCCAACAGAAACATCCAGATGTGCGAGTGACTGTTGGTGTTTCTGGAACTGGCGGTGGCTTCAAGAAATTCTGTAATGGTGAAACCGATATCTCTGATGCCTCTCGTCCCATTAAAGAAGTGGAAAAAGAAGCCTGTGCCGAAGCGGGTATTGAATATATTGAATTGCCCGTTGCTTTTGATGCCATTTCTGTGATTAAAAATCCTGCCAATGACTGGGCAGAATGTTTAACCACCGAAGAACTCGAAACCATGTGGAGACCGGACGCTCAGGGACAAATTGATAATTGGAATCAAGTTCGTGATAGTTTCCCAGATCAAAGACTCAGCTTGTACGGACCTGGGGTTGACTCGGGAACCTTTGACTACTTCACGGAAGCGATTATGGGTGAAGGGGGTGCCAGTCGCGGTGACTATACCGCCAGCGAAGACGACAATGTGATTGTGCAAGGGGTTATGAGTGACCAAGGCGGCTTAGGCTATCTCGGTCTCGCTTACTACGAAGAAAACCAAGACGAATTAGGGGCGATCACGATTGATGATGGCAATCCGGATAACGGAGAAGGCTGTATTGAGCCCAGTACCGCTACTGTAGAAGAAGGAACCTATCAGCCCCTAGCACGACCCATTTTTATTTATGTTAGGCGGTCCGCGGCAGAGGAAAAACCGCAAGTTCAAGCATTTATTCAATTCTATATGGATGCAGCCAACCGCAACCTTGTCAGTGAAGTGGGGTATGTTGCGCTTAGCGACAGCATTTACCAAAAGGCGTTGAGTCGCTTTGAGGAACGCAAAACGGGTACAGTCTTTGAAGATGGTTCCACAGTTGGCGTGAAGCTCAACGAGGTGCTTTAA
- the rplS gene encoding 50S ribosomal protein L19 has translation MNAQEIIRSIEQEQMKDDLPVIHVGDTVRVGVLIQEGGKTRTQPFEGTVIAKRHGGLNETMTVRRVFQGIGVERVFLLHSPRIKDIKIIRRGKVRRAKLYYLRDRVGKATRVKQRFDR, from the coding sequence ATGAATGCACAAGAGATAATCCGCTCCATTGAACAGGAGCAGATGAAAGACGATCTGCCCGTAATTCATGTGGGCGATACGGTGCGGGTCGGTGTTTTGATTCAAGAAGGGGGAAAAACCCGCACTCAGCCTTTTGAGGGAACTGTGATCGCCAAGCGTCATGGTGGACTGAATGAAACGATGACTGTCCGTCGGGTTTTCCAAGGTATCGGGGTCGAGCGCGTATTTTTATTGCATTCTCCTCGGATTAAGGATATTAAAATTATTCGCCGCGGGAAAGTGCGTCGGGCGAAACTCTATTACTTGCGCGATCGCGTTGGTAAGGCAACTCGCGTGAAACAGCGCTTTGATCGCTAA
- the secE gene encoding preprotein translocase subunit SecE — translation MAKNEPKKSDRPEVKAKEEQSSFDLADFLKGTKEELGKIVWPSRKQLISESAGVILMVTLVATIIYLFDNLFIWIAGQVF, via the coding sequence GTGGCAAAGAACGAACCAAAAAAAAGTGACCGCCCCGAAGTGAAAGCAAAAGAAGAGCAAAGTAGCTTCGATTTGGCTGACTTTCTCAAAGGCACGAAAGAGGAACTGGGCAAGATTGTCTGGCCGAGTCGTAAACAACTGATTAGTGAGTCAGCCGGTGTCATTTTAATGGTCACACTGGTTGCCACCATTATTTACTTATTTGATAACCTCTTCATTTGGATTGCAGGACAGGTATTTTGA
- the nusG gene encoding transcription termination/antitermination protein NusG translates to MSFATDNQNEDPNLEQSTDRKPRWYAIQVASGCEKRVKANLEQRSQTLDVADRILQIEIPQTPIFKLRKDGTRQQAQEKVFPGYVLIQMLLDDQVWQVVKNTPNVINFVGAEQKRPYGRGRGHVKPMPLSPSEVERIFRQSEQQEPVVQAKVAVGDKIVVLSGPFKDFDGEVVEVSSERNKLKALLSIFGRETPVELEFNQVEKQD, encoded by the coding sequence ATGAGTTTTGCCACAGACAATCAAAACGAAGACCCAAATCTTGAACAGTCAACGGATCGTAAACCAAGATGGTATGCGATTCAAGTAGCTTCTGGATGCGAAAAGCGGGTGAAAGCAAACCTAGAACAACGCAGCCAGACCCTTGATGTTGCTGATCGCATTTTACAAATTGAAATTCCCCAAACCCCAATCTTCAAACTGCGTAAAGACGGAACTCGTCAACAAGCTCAAGAAAAAGTTTTTCCCGGCTATGTTTTAATCCAAATGCTGTTGGATGACCAAGTTTGGCAGGTTGTAAAAAATACGCCGAATGTGATCAACTTTGTGGGTGCCGAACAAAAACGTCCCTATGGACGGGGGCGCGGTCATGTTAAACCTATGCCTTTAAGCCCCTCGGAAGTAGAACGGATTTTCCGACAAAGCGAACAACAAGAGCCCGTCGTTCAAGCAAAAGTCGCAGTCGGTGATAAGATTGTAGTCCTTAGTGGACCGTTCAAAGATTTTGATGGAGAAGTCGTGGAAGTCAGTTCCGAACGGAACAAACTCAAAGCCCTCCTTTCCATTTTTGGACGGGAAACACCAGTGGAATTGGAATTTAATCAGGTTGAGAAACAAGACTAG
- the rplK gene encoding 50S ribosomal protein L11 yields MAKKVVALIKLALPAGKANPAPPVGPALGQHGVNIMAFCKEYNAKTADQAGMVIPVEISVYEDRSFTFTLKTPPAAVLLKKAAGIEKGSSEPNRQMVGSITRAQLQEIAETKMPDLNSNDIEAAMKVVEGTARNMGITVKD; encoded by the coding sequence ATGGCAAAAAAAGTTGTCGCACTTATTAAATTGGCACTGCCTGCGGGAAAAGCAAACCCCGCCCCTCCGGTTGGTCCTGCCTTGGGTCAACATGGGGTAAATATTATGGCGTTTTGTAAAGAATACAATGCCAAAACCGCTGACCAAGCCGGAATGGTGATTCCGGTAGAAATTTCGGTTTATGAAGACCGTAGTTTCACCTTTACTCTGAAAACACCGCCGGCTGCCGTTCTCTTGAAGAAAGCAGCAGGCATTGAAAAAGGGTCCAGCGAACCCAATCGCCAAATGGTGGGCAGCATTACCCGCGCCCAATTGCAAGAAATTGCAGAAACCAAAATGCCTGACCTTAACTCAAATGATATTGAGGCAGCCATGAAAGTGGTGGAAGGCACTGCCCGCAATATGGGAATTACTGTTAAAGATTAA
- the rplA gene encoding 50S ribosomal protein L1 gives MAKKPSRRMRELLEKVENRPYEPLPALELLKETATAKFEETAEAHVRLGIDPKYSDQQIRTTVTFPKGTGQAVRIAVITRGEKVNEATEAGAEVVGSEELIQEIQNGRMDFDVVMATPDMMPQVAKLGRVLGPKGLMPSPKGGTVTNELESAIQEFKAGKQEFRADRTGIVHVMFGKASFSAEDLLSNLKALQETLDRNRPSGAKGRYWRSIYVSASMGPAIEVDIAALRDYKLPEAA, from the coding sequence ATGGCAAAAAAACCATCGCGTCGGATGCGGGAGTTACTGGAAAAAGTTGAAAATCGTCCCTACGAACCCCTGCCCGCTCTAGAATTACTTAAAGAAACAGCAACCGCTAAATTTGAAGAAACCGCAGAGGCACATGTTCGCCTGGGAATTGATCCCAAGTATAGCGATCAACAGATCCGAACCACCGTTACTTTCCCGAAAGGAACCGGACAAGCGGTGCGCATTGCTGTGATTACCCGCGGCGAAAAAGTGAATGAAGCCACTGAAGCCGGTGCAGAAGTGGTCGGTTCCGAAGAACTGATTCAAGAAATCCAAAATGGTCGCATGGATTTTGATGTGGTGATGGCAACCCCGGATATGATGCCCCAAGTGGCGAAATTGGGACGGGTTTTGGGACCGAAAGGACTAATGCCCTCCCCCAAAGGCGGAACCGTCACCAACGAATTAGAGTCTGCCATTCAGGAATTCAAAGCCGGGAAGCAAGAATTCCGGGCTGATCGAACTGGAATTGTCCATGTCATGTTCGGAAAGGCTTCCTTCTCAGCAGAAGATCTATTATCGAATCTCAAAGCCTTACAAGAAACGCTCGATCGCAATCGCCCTTCTGGGGCAAAAGGAAGATACTGGCGCAGCATTTATGTTTCCGCGAGTATGGGACCGGCGATTGAAGTCGATATTGCCGCTTTAAGAGACTATAAATTACCGGAAGCAGCATAA
- a CDS encoding 50S ribosomal protein L10, translated as MGRTLEDKKQVVAELKDLLSESQLTIVINYKGLSVSEIGDLRDRLRETGTTCKVTKNTLMRRAVDGDENWQPLQDFLRESSAFLFVKDDFSNAIKAYRDFSKATNKTELRGGVMEGAPLSKEQVDALGDLPSKEELMARIARGINANTTKIATGIKEVPTSLARALREVSEKDNEEAA; from the coding sequence GTGGGCAGAACACTAGAAGATAAAAAACAAGTTGTAGCGGAATTAAAAGACCTGTTGAGTGAATCGCAACTGACCATTGTGATTAACTACAAAGGGTTATCCGTTTCTGAAATTGGCGATTTGCGCGATCGACTGCGCGAAACCGGAACCACTTGTAAGGTAACCAAAAATACTCTGATGCGCCGAGCCGTTGATGGGGATGAAAATTGGCAACCTTTACAAGATTTTCTCAGGGAATCCTCGGCATTTTTATTTGTCAAGGATGACTTTAGCAATGCCATCAAGGCTTATCGAGACTTTTCTAAAGCCACCAATAAAACTGAGTTACGCGGTGGTGTGATGGAAGGTGCGCCTTTGAGTAAAGAGCAAGTGGATGCCCTCGGAGACCTTCCCTCTAAGGAAGAACTGATGGCACGCATTGCTCGCGGAATCAATGCCAATACGACCAAAATTGCAACTGGCATCAAAGAAGTTCCCACGTCTCTGGCACGAGCACTCAGAGAAGTCTCAGAAAAAGACAACGAAGAAGCAGCGTAG
- the rplL gene encoding 50S ribosomal protein L7/L12, with translation MSAKTDEILEQLKTLSLLEASELVKQIEEAFGVDASAPAGGMMMAAAPGAAAAEEAAEEKTEFDVVLEEVPSDKKIAILKIVRTITGLGLKEAKGLVEETPKALKEATTKEDAEEIKKQLEEAGAKVTVK, from the coding sequence ATGTCTGCAAAAACTGATGAAATTCTCGAACAATTAAAAACTCTCTCCTTATTAGAAGCTTCAGAACTGGTTAAACAAATTGAAGAAGCTTTTGGTGTAGATGCGTCGGCGCCTGCAGGCGGCATGATGATGGCAGCTGCCCCCGGAGCTGCTGCTGCTGAGGAAGCGGCAGAAGAGAAAACTGAATTTGATGTGGTTCTCGAAGAAGTACCTTCTGACAAGAAAATTGCCATTCTCAAGATCGTTCGGACCATTACTGGCTTAGGCTTAAAAGAAGCAAAAGGCTTAGTGGAAGAAACCCCGAAAGCACTGAAAGAAGCTACGACCAAAGAAGATGCCGAAGAGATCAAGAAACAGTTAGAAGAAGCAGGTGCCAAAGTTACTGTTAAGTAG